CTAAATCATCCAACAAAACCCCACTACCTTGATCGCAAATAATTGGCTTAAATGAGAGGCACACCCTTTCAATGGTGTTGGTTTCCTCAATTAAGATTCTTCCCTCCACCATAATGCGATGGTCAGGCAAAATACGACAGTGAATACTGGCAAATTTGATATGCACAGGGCAATCATCTACAGATACCTCATATCCTTGGGCAATGGCGTTTAGATAACCTAAATTTAAGGCGATGGTTATATCTTTTTCGGTCAAAATAAGACAAGCATCACCCTTACTTGGTTTGGTTAATTGCACATTACCCATTAATGCTTTAAAAGGATTTACGGCTATTTCATGCAGATTAATATTCATTTGCTCTAAACTTAAACCTCTTTTCATTACCAAACCCTCCCCTTTTATTTCCAAGGATTCGAGGATACCTTTTCGCAAGTTTTGACGATTTACTTTTACTTTGACACTCAACTGCCTTGCTTCAGTTACCTGAGTCTGAAAGGCTTTTGTCGCTATTTTACTAATGGTCGTTTCCCCGAAATGATTTAGATTTGGTAATTGCATTAATTTTTATCAATCTATTATGAGAATTTGCTGAAAATGATTAAGTATTGTAACATTGTTTTTAGGAATTAATGGAAACTCCAACAAAGCTGACTGCGTCTAGGTTACGACTTACTTAATTTATTTTTTATTTTATTAAGTATATATGCTTATGTTGGTATTTGTATAATTATTAATTCACGCTATTATTTATGTTTAAAAAAACCTTTACTTGGTAAATAAAAAGTATA
The sequence above is a segment of the Cyanobacterium stanieri PCC 7202 genome. Coding sequences within it:
- a CDS encoding hypothetical protein (PFAM: Protein of unknown function (DUF2993)~KEGG: cyt:cce_2484 hypothetical protein~SPTR: Putative uncharacterized protein), which translates into the protein MQLPNLNHFGETTISKIATKAFQTQVTEARQLSVKVKVNRQNLRKGILESLEIKGEGLVMKRGLSLEQMNINLHEIAVNPFKALMGNVQLTKPSKGDACLILTEKDITIALNLGYLNAIAQGYEVSVDDCPVHIKFASIHCRILPDHRIMVEGRILIEETNTIERVCLSFKPIICDQGSGVLLDDLEYLEGEELSPLILDTLITQICEVFNLDHFVIDGISLEVNNLDFSQGMLKLSALAGITHFPIPVNH